GTGTATTCGATGCTTACACACCAGAAATGCGTGCAGCACGTTCAAATAAAGTTATTACAGGTTTGCCAGATGCTTATGGACGTGGCCGTATTATCGGAGACTACCGTCGTGTAGCACTATATGGTGTTGACTTCTTAATGCAAGAAAAACTAAAAGATTATGCAGTGGTAGGAAACGGTACAATGTCAGAAGATATTATCCGTCTACGTGAAGAAATGAGCGAGCAATACCGTGCATTGAAACAATTAAAAGAACTTGGAAATATTTATGGTTTTGATATTTCAAGACCTGCTGAAACAGCACAGGAAGCGTTCCAATGGTTATACCTTGGTTATCTAGCAGCTGTAAAACAACAAAATGGTGCGGCTATGTCTCTAGGACGTGTATCAACATTCTTAGACATCTACATTCAACGTGATCTTGAGAATGGTACATTGACTGAAATCGAAGCACAAGAAATTGTTGACCACTTTGTTATGAAATTACGTTTGGTTAAATTTGCACGTACACCTGATTACAACGAATTATTCTCAGGAGACCCAACATGGGTAACAGAGTCAATTGGTGGTATGGGTGAAGATGGTCGTACATTAGTGACAAAGAGTAGCTTCCGTTTCTTGCAAACACTTAAAAATATGGGAACAGCTCCAGAACCAAACTTGACTGTGTTATGGTCAACACATTTGCCTGAAGCATTCAAAAAATTCTGTGCTCATATTTCGATTGAAACAAGCTCAATCCAATACGAAAATGATGATGTGATGCGTCTAGAGTGGGGCGATGATTACGGTATTGCATGTTGTGTGTCAGCTATGCGTATTGGTAAACAAATGCAATTCTTTGGTGCTCGTGCCAACTTAGCGAAAACACTTCTATATGCGATTAACGGTGGTGTAGATGAAGTAACTAAGAAACAAGTTGGTCCTAAATACCAACCAATTACATCTGAATACTTAGACTACGATGAAGTAATGGAGAAATATGACTTAATGAATGAATGGGTTGCAGGATTGTACCTCAATACATTGAATGTTATTCATTATATGCATGACAAATATAGCTATGAAGATCTAGAAATGGCGCTTCATGATACACATATCGTTCGTACAATGGCAACAGGTATTGCTGGCTTCTCTGTAGCGATTGATTCATTATCAGCTATTAAACATGCTAAAGTAAAGGTTATTCGTG
This genomic interval from Jeotgalibaca arthritidis contains the following:
- the pflB gene encoding formate C-acetyltransferase produces the protein MEQWQGFKGKTWKEEVDVRDFIQQNYTPYVDGADFLEGPTEATNSLWAQVMDLTKQERDAGGVLDMDTKIVSTITSHGPGYLNKDKEKVVGVQTDEPFKRSLQPFGGIRMSEQSAEAYGYEIDAEVSKIFRDYRKTHNQGVFDAYTPEMRAARSNKVITGLPDAYGRGRIIGDYRRVALYGVDFLMQEKLKDYAVVGNGTMSEDIIRLREEMSEQYRALKQLKELGNIYGFDISRPAETAQEAFQWLYLGYLAAVKQQNGAAMSLGRVSTFLDIYIQRDLENGTLTEIEAQEIVDHFVMKLRLVKFARTPDYNELFSGDPTWVTESIGGMGEDGRTLVTKSSFRFLQTLKNMGTAPEPNLTVLWSTHLPEAFKKFCAHISIETSSIQYENDDVMRLEWGDDYGIACCVSAMRIGKQMQFFGARANLAKTLLYAINGGVDEVTKKQVGPKYQPITSEYLDYDEVMEKYDLMNEWVAGLYLNTLNVIHYMHDKYSYEDLEMALHDTHIVRTMATGIAGFSVAIDSLSAIKHAKVKVIRDEDGIAVDFEIEGDYPKYGNNDDRADDIGVWLLKDFMSKVKKHKTYRDAKHTTSILTITSNVVYGKSTGATPDGRKAGVPFAPGANPLHGRDTHGALASLSSVAKIPYQYSLDGISNTFSIVPKALGREADIQEENLASMLDGYARKGGHHLNVNVFNRDTLLDAMEHPENYPQLTIRVSGYAVNFIKLTREQQLDVINRTMHESM